The Vicinamibacterales bacterium genome includes the window ATCGCCGTGTGCGGGTCGGCAACGTAGTGATAGCGGCGGTGCAGTTCCTCGATCGCGCTCCTGACTTCGTCGTCGGTGTGCACGGTGCCGGTAATCATCTCGCGCATCTTCGAGCGGTCGTTGCCAAACAGCCACAGCAGCCGCTCGAAGTTGCTCGGGGCGCCGACGTCCATGGCGTTGGCAATGGTCGCCACCGACGGCCGCGGCTCGTAGACGCCGGATTCCAGATAGCGCGGCACGGTGTCGTTGACGTTGGTGGCGGCGACGAACCCGGCAATGGGGACACCCATGCGCCACGCCATCACGCCGGCCGCCAGGTTGCCGAAATTGCCGCTCGGCACCGACATCACGACGCGCGATCCCTCCGGCGCCTGCAACGTGGCGTAGGCGTAATAGAACATCTGGGGCACGAGGCGGCCCAGGCTGATCGAGTTGGCCGAGGTCAGGCGCACGCGCCGCCGGAGGGCCTGGTCCGCAAACGCCTCCTTCACCAGCCGCTGGCAGTCGTCGAAGGTCCCTGCCACCGCCACGGCGGTGACGTTGCCGCCCAAGGTCGTGAACTGCGCCTCCTGCACCTGGCTCACCTGGCCCTCCGGGTAGAGCACGACCACGCGCATCTGCGGCAGGCCCCAGAACGCCTGCGCCACGGCGCCGCCGGTGTCTCCAGACGTGGCGACCAGCACCGTCAAGGGCTCGCCTTCACCTTGGAGGTGTGACAGGAAGCGCGCGAGCGTGCGCGCGCCGACGTCCTTGAACGCGAACGTCGGCCCGTGAAACAACTCGACGACCTGCAGCGTGTCGGTGAGGCGAACGATCGGGACGGGAAAGTTGAGGGCCTCGGCGATCAGCACGGCCAACTCGTCGGCGTCGAACTCATCGCCGATCAACGCCTGCGCCATCGTCACCGCGACGTCCTGGAACGAGGCGCCGCGCAGCAACTGCCACCAGCCGCCGGGCCGCCGTTCGAGCGTCGCCGGCACGTACAACCCGCCGTCGGGCGCGAGTCCGGCCGCCACGGCTTCGCAGAAGGGAACGGCGGGCGCCTGCCCGCGCGTGCTGATGCAGATCATGAAATCACCCGCGCGCCCTGGCGGCCGACCAGAGACACCCACAAATCGGCGCCGACCGCGCTCTCCGCGTCGAAAGCCCGCTGCATGGCCTCACCTGCTTTCTTCGCCACCTCCAGGGAGCTGGCGAGCGCGAACACCGACGGGCCTGAACCCGACAAGCTGCACCCGAGGGCGCCGGCGGCCAGCGCGGCCGCCTTGACCGCGAAGAACCCTGGCACGAGCGGCGCGCGCTTGGGCTCCGCAATCACGTCTTCAAGCGACCGCGACAGCAGCGCGCGATCGCCGTTGAACAGGGCGGCGACGAGCGCGCCCACGTTCCCCCACTGGCGGACCGCATCCCGGAGCGGCACCTGGTCGCCGAGCAACGCCCGCGCGGTCCCCGTCTGCACCTCGACATGGGGATGCAGGACGGCGCACGCCAGGCCGTCGGGCACCGGCAAGCGAACGATATCGGGCGGATGCGCGCTGCGGGCGAGGATGAACCCGCCGTACAGTGACGGCGCCACGTTGTCGGGATGCGACGCCCCGCAACCCGCCATCTCGCCGGCCATGGCGCACGCCAGCAACACGTCGAGCGGCGCCGGCCGGCCCAGTAGTTCGTTGGCAGCCACCACCGCCGCGACCGCGCTGGCGCCGCTGCTGCCGATGCCGCTGGCCAGCGGCAGGCCTTTGTGGATGGTCAGCGCCACGCCCCGAGTCGTCTCCAGGCGCTGGAGCAGCGCCATCACCGCCGCGCCGGCGGTGTTTCTCGCCGGATCCCGCGGCAACCGGCCGGAATCGCCGTCGATCGCCAGGATGGTCACGCCGGGGCCGTCCTGCGGGGCCGCCTCGACCACGTCGCCTGGTTGGTCGAGGGCAAAGCCGAGCACGTCGAAGCCGCAGGCGACGTTCGACACCGACCCGGGCGCGTAGGCGGCAATCATTCGGCGCGAACCGGAATGGGCATGCCGTCGGCACCAACCGCCACCAGCACCACCTCCGCCTCGGTCACCTTGACGCGCTCGCCCTGCCCGGCGCCCCACCGTTCGGCCTCGACGAGCACCTTGACGGTGATCGAGGTGCGGCCGATCCGCGTCGTTTCGGTGAAGAAATTCACCAAATCGCCTACGAAGACGGGCGCGTGAAATTCCACGGCGTTCATGGCCTTGGTCACGTAGCGGTGGCTCGCGGTCTTTCGCGCCTCGACCGCCGACGCCAAGTCAACGTGGGAGAGGATGACACCGCCGAAGATGGTGCCAAGCGCGTTGGTGTCTTTTGGCAGCAAGAGCACCTTGATGGCGGGAACCCGGTCAGACATGCCAGAAGCTTAACGCCTCTCCGGCTAAAGCCGGAGGCTACATCTGGAGCCGGAGGCCACAGTTTTTTTCTGGCGAGCGAAAAAAATGAACCAGCTTCGTTTATTCTGTTTATCCAGAAGATGAGTACAGTCGCAGGCGGACGCCTGAGCGCGGGCACCAGCCCCGGGAGCACCCCTTGGTCGGCCACCGAAGCCGCCGAGTTATACGACGTCCCCCGTTGGGGGCAGGGTTATTTCTCGGTTGGCGAGCAAGGGCACCTGCAAGTCCACCCGAACAAGGATCCGCTCCGCGGCGTGGACCTCAAGCGGCTCATCGATCGCTTGCAGCTGCGCGGCCTCGCGGTCCCGATCCTCCTCCGCTTCACCGACATCCTCAAGCACCGGCTCGGCGAGATCCACGGCGCCTTCCAGAGCGCGATGGCCCAGAACCAGTACCAGGGCAAGTACATCTGTGTCTACCCGATCAAGGTAAACCAGCAGCGCCAGGTGGTCGAAGAGGTGCTGAACTTTGGCGCGCAGTACGGGTTCGGCCTGGAGGCCGGCAGCAAGCCGGAACTGCTGGCGGTGTCGGCCATGGCCAACAACGACACGCCGATCATCTGCAACGGCTTCAAGGACTACGAATTCATCGAGATGGCGATGCTGGCCCAGAAGATGGGCCGCCAGATCATCCCAGTAGTCGAGAAATTCACCGAACTCGAGCTGGTGCTCGAGTATGCGGAGAAAGTCGGCGTCCGCCCCAACATCGGCATGCGCGTCAAGCTGGCCGCCCGCGGCTCGGGCCGCTGGCAGTCGTCGGGCGGCTTCCGCTCGAAGTTCGGGCTCACGGTCACCGAAATCCTGCGCGGCTTCGAGGAATTAAAGAAGCGCGGCATGGAAGACTGCCTGAAGCTGCTCCATTTCCACCTGGGCAGCCAGATCACGCACATCCGCATCATCAAGGGCGCGCTCAACGAGGCGGCCCGCGTCTACTGCGAGCTGGCCAAGCAGGGCGCCGGCCTCGAATACCTGGACGTCGGCGGCGGCCTGGGCGTGGACTACGACGGCTCGCAGACCAACTTCGAGTCGTCGATGAACTACACCCTGCAGGAATACGCCAACGACGTCGTCTATCACATCCAGACGGTGTGCGACGAAGCGAGCGTGAAGCACCCGACGATCATCTCGGAGAGCGGGCGGGCGATCTCGGCCTACCACAGCATGTTGATCTTCAACGTGCTGGGCACGCTCAACTTCGGCGAGGAGAAGATCCCGACCGAGGTCAAGGAGGAGTTCGAACAGCCGCTGGTGGACCTGATCGAGGCCTATCACGGCGTGACGCAGCGCAACGCCACCGAGACCTACCACGACGCGCAGCAGGCGCTCGACATGGCCATGAACCTGTTCAGCGGCGGCTACTTGTCGCTCGAGCAACGCTCGCACGCCGAAAATCTCTACTGGGCCATCTGCGAGAAGATCAACAAGCTCTGCAAAGAGATGGCCGACATCCCGGAAGAGCTGAAGTCGCTGGAGGAGCTGCTCTCCGACACCTACTTCTGCAACTTCTCGCTGTTCCAGTCGATCCCCGACAGCTGGGCCATCAAGCAGCTCTTCCCGGTGATGCCGATCCATCGCCTCAACGAGCGACCGACCGAACACGCCGTGCTGAGCGACATCACCTGCGACTCCGATGGCAAGATCGACCAGTTCATCGACCGGCGCGACGTCAAGAAGACCATCCTGCTGCACCGGTTCGACGGCGAGCCGTATTACCTGGGCGTGTTCCTGGTGGGCGCCTACCAGGAAATCCTGGGCGACCTCCACAACCTGTTCGGTGACACCCACGCCGTGCACATCTCGCTCGGGGACAACGGCATCGACCACACCGAAGGCGCGCGCGTCGAGCACATCATCAAGGGCGACACCGTCCGCGAGGTGTTGAAGTACGTCGAGTTCGATCCGGAAATGCTGATGGGCAAGCTGCGGCGCGACGTCGAAGCGTCGGTGAACGCCGGCCGCATGGAAGACCCGCAGGCGGGACGCCTGCTGAAGTTCTACGAAGACGCCCTGCAGGGCTACACCTACCTCGAAGATCCTAACGCGGACTAGTCCGCCTAAAGGCGGACGCTACATCGATGTGGTGTCCGGCTTTAGCCGGACTATGCCCGGCGAGCCAAACGCAACTCCAAATGTCGCCGCACGTCCGGCCATTCACCGGCCAGGATGCTGTACATCACGCTGTCACGCACGGTGCCGTCCCGCCGCGCCTGGTGATGGCGCAACACGCCGTCCTTCTTCGCCCCGATCCCCTCAATCGCCTTCTGCGACGCGAAGTTAAAGTTGTCGGTCCGGAGGCCCACCACGCGGCAACCGAGCGTGTCGAACGCGTGCGCGAGCAGCAGCAGCTTGCAGGAGGTGTTGACGTGGCTCTTCTGGCAGCGCGCGGCGTACCAGGTATAGCCAATCTCGACGCGATCGATCGCCGGCACGATGTCGTGGTAACGCGTGCTGCCGACGAGGGCGCCGGTGGCGAGGTCGCGAACGGCCCAGGGCAGCATGTGGCCGTCCTGCTGGCCCTTGAGCGCATCGGCGATGTACTGGCGGGCACCCGCCGCATCCGGCACCGACGTGAACCAGAGGTTCCACAACTCCCCGTCGGCGGCGGCCGCCACTAGCCCGTCATGGTGGTCCGGCGTGAGCGGTTCCAGGCGGACGCCGCGGCGTTCGAGGGTGACGGGGGTGGGCGCGGTCATTTCGGCAGGGCGTATTCGAAGACGTAGGAGTGCTTGCCGCCTTCGATGATGATGTCCATCCTGCCGGTCAGGCCCACCAGTTCGCCGGTGCCTGAGTCAGGCACGACGGTGATGGTCAGCGACGGCTTGCCGCGGTCCATGATGCCCGTGTGCTGCAGCGCGAAGCTGCCCTTCTTGCCGTGCAGGGTGCCCGTGACGCGCTCGACCGCCGAATAGGCGGCCGACTCCTTCACGGTGATGCCCGCCGCAGTGATCATCTCGCCCTTGCTCACGCCGTCAAGGTCGCCCTTGAACTGCTTGTCGATGGACATGCGGCCAAGGTTGGGCCCCTCGGGCGTGCTGTCGTTGCCGGCCGGCGCCAGCTTCACGTCGAACGTCCCGGTTGCTGGTGTCATCACTGCCTTCTGTTCCGCAAAGACGGGAGCCAGGCACAAGGCCACGGCTCCGGCGGCGATCAGCGCCTTCATCCTATTCACCCGGCTTGTAGGTCCGCTCGGTGTGGCCGTCCAGCTGCGGACGGTAGAAGTAGACGTCGCGCAGGTTGCCGGTCGCGTAGCGGTCCGCCTGGTCGTTGAAGTGCTTCGAGCCCGGCACGCTGTTGACGCCGCCGGCGGTCACCGCCCTGGCCTTCACCTGATCGCCAAACTCGATCACGGCGACGAAGCTGTTGCCGCTGGTGCCGTACCACTTCTTGGTGCCAGGGTAGGCGCGGGCGCCGAACGATGCCAGCGAACCCCAGCGCGCCGACGCGAACATCACCGGCGTGCTCGGCTTCGCATCGTCGAACACCTGGACGATGTCGGCGCTGTTGCGCTGGAAGCGGTTGATGTCGCCCCACGGGGTCTGCCACTTGCCGAAATCCGCCTGCAGTTTGTCCGCGGCCGCCGCCAACGACTCGAGCCGCTGTTGTGGCGTGGCCTTGGTGCGCATGTAGGCGTAGACGTTCATGCCGGCCTTGCGGGCTTCGGGGCTCACCCGCTGCCACAGGTCCTCGCCGTAGAAGATCGCCACGGAGGTCGGAACCGACGTCACCGACCAGCGATAGTCCCAGTCCTTGAGCACGGCAATCTGATCCGCGACCTTGGCCTTGAGGGGGTTCGACGCCGGCGCCTGGGCATGGGCCTTGAGCAACAGCGGAATCTGGATGTCGAACTCGGGCAGGTAGCTGTCGTAGGCGGCGCCGATCAGCGATTCGAGCGTAAAGCCCTTCTTGCCGTCGAGCACGCGGATGGCATGCACGCCACGGGGGTTCTCGCTGCCCGAGTCCACGTAGGCCGGGTAGTCTTTCTGCTTGGGGCTGTTCGCACCAGCCGCCGAGAACGGGTAGTTGTTGGTGTTGTAGACCCAGCCGTTCGGCGGGTTGACGGAGTTGGGCGATTCGTCGAACGACAGCAGGCCGTTCCATTCCGTCGCGGGGTTGGTGCCGTCCACCGGCTTGGTCCAATCGAACTTGGTGTCGCGCTTGGGGATGAAGTTCGAGTGGAAGTAGGCGATGTTGCCGTCGGCGTCCGCGTACAGCGTGTTGTTCGACGAGTTGGTGTGGAGCGCCATCACCTTCTTGTACTCTTCCAGGCCGCGCGCCTTGGTGCGCGAGTACGACTGGTTGAGCGCCTTGAGCGGTTCGTTCATCAGCCGGACGCTCACCCACTTGCCGTCAACGGAGCGGACGATGGGACCGCGGTGCGTCTTGTAGACGGTGAATTCTTTCTTGGCCATGCCGCTGGCGGACTTGTACGGCACCGTGATCGTCGACGCCACAAGCGGACGCTCCTCGGTGCCGACGCGATAGGTATAGCTGCCGTCCGCCTTCTTGGTGACGGTCTCGAGGTACTCGTCGATGTTGTCAACGCTGCTCGAGGTGTGCATCCAGCCGGCCTTGTCGTTGAAGCCCTGGTAGATGAAGAACTGTCCCCAGGTCAGCGCGCCGTAGGCGTTCAACCCCTCTTCGCTCACCATCTGCGCTTCTTCGCGGAAGAAGAACGAGGTGTGCGGGTTGATCAACAACTGCGCTTTGCCCGACGCCGTGTTGGCGCCGGCGATGGCCATGCCGTTGGACCCGGTCGGTTCAGCGGGCGGCGCGAGGAAGTCGGTCGAGTCGAAGCGGGCGGTGCTGACCGGCGGCGCGGCGGCACCATAGAAGGCCTCGAGCTGGCCGATGTTCACGCGCTCGATGTCACCGCCGATGCTGCCCTCGCTGAAGCTGAGCGCCATCCACGGTTCGAACTTCGTAATCACGCGCGGCTTCACGTTGGGATGCGTGTGGAGGTAAAAGTTCAGGCCGTCGGCCCAGCCGTCCATCAGCGCCTTGAGCCACGGTTCCGCCTTGGCGTAGTCGGCCTTCAGGTTCTCCGGGGCGATAAAGAGCTTCATCCGGAGGTCGCGGTAGATCTCGGCTTCGCCTTCCGCTTCGGCCAGGCGGCCCTGTGAGTTGATGAAGTTGGTTTCGACCCGGTTAAAGTCGTCTTCCGCCTGCGCGTACATCAACCCGAACACGACGTCGGCGTCGGTCTTGCCGTAGATGTGCGGGATGCCCCAATCGTCGCGAATGATGGTCACGCCCTGCGCGCGCGTTTGCCACGCGGCCACTTCGGGGCTGACCGGAGGCGCGACCGGCTGGGAGGAACAGGAGGCCAGCGCGATGACAAGAATGAGAGCAAGGTTCTTCATG containing:
- the thrC gene encoding threonine synthase; this translates as MICISTRGQAPAVPFCEAVAAGLAPDGGLYVPATLERRPGGWWQLLRGASFQDVAVTMAQALIGDEFDADELAVLIAEALNFPVPIVRLTDTLQVVELFHGPTFAFKDVGARTLARFLSHLQGEGEPLTVLVATSGDTGGAVAQAFWGLPQMRVVVLYPEGQVSQVQEAQFTTLGGNVTAVAVAGTFDDCQRLVKEAFADQALRRRVRLTSANSISLGRLVPQMFYYAYATLQAPEGSRVVMSVPSGNFGNLAAGVMAWRMGVPIAGFVAATNVNDTVPRYLESGVYEPRPSVATIANAMDVGAPSNFERLLWLFGNDRSKMREMITGTVHTDDEVRSAIEELHRRYHYVADPHTAIAYLGAVRGAATHLLSTAHPAKFAEVVEPVIGEAVPMPAPLAQALARTRFVERIGPLLGELGAILEE
- a CDS encoding homoserine kinase yields the protein MIAAYAPGSVSNVACGFDVLGFALDQPGDVVEAAPQDGPGVTILAIDGDSGRLPRDPARNTAGAAVMALLQRLETTRGVALTIHKGLPLASGIGSSGASAVAAVVAANELLGRPAPLDVLLACAMAGEMAGCGASHPDNVAPSLYGGFILARSAHPPDIVRLPVPDGLACAVLHPHVEVQTGTARALLGDQVPLRDAVRQWGNVGALVAALFNGDRALLSRSLEDVIAEPKRAPLVPGFFAVKAAALAAGALGCSLSGSGPSVFALASSLEVAKKAGEAMQRAFDAESAVGADLWVSLVGRQGARVIS
- a CDS encoding hotdog domain-containing protein, with the protein product MSDRVPAIKVLLLPKDTNALGTIFGGVILSHVDLASAVEARKTASHRYVTKAMNAVEFHAPVFVGDLVNFFTETTRIGRTSITVKVLVEAERWGAGQGERVKVTEAEVVLVAVGADGMPIPVRAE
- the speA gene encoding biosynthetic arginine decarboxylase, with amino-acid sequence MSTVAGGRLSAGTSPGSTPWSATEAAELYDVPRWGQGYFSVGEQGHLQVHPNKDPLRGVDLKRLIDRLQLRGLAVPILLRFTDILKHRLGEIHGAFQSAMAQNQYQGKYICVYPIKVNQQRQVVEEVLNFGAQYGFGLEAGSKPELLAVSAMANNDTPIICNGFKDYEFIEMAMLAQKMGRQIIPVVEKFTELELVLEYAEKVGVRPNIGMRVKLAARGSGRWQSSGGFRSKFGLTVTEILRGFEELKKRGMEDCLKLLHFHLGSQITHIRIIKGALNEAARVYCELAKQGAGLEYLDVGGGLGVDYDGSQTNFESSMNYTLQEYANDVVYHIQTVCDEASVKHPTIISESGRAISAYHSMLIFNVLGTLNFGEEKIPTEVKEEFEQPLVDLIEAYHGVTQRNATETYHDAQQALDMAMNLFSGGYLSLEQRSHAENLYWAICEKINKLCKEMADIPEELKSLEELLSDTYFCNFSLFQSIPDSWAIKQLFPVMPIHRLNERPTEHAVLSDITCDSDGKIDQFIDRRDVKKTILLHRFDGEPYYLGVFLVGAYQEILGDLHNLFGDTHAVHISLGDNGIDHTEGARVEHIIKGDTVREVLKYVEFDPEMLMGKLRRDVEASVNAGRMEDPQAGRLLKFYEDALQGYTYLEDPNAD
- a CDS encoding GNAT family N-acetyltransferase encodes the protein MTAPTPVTLERRGVRLEPLTPDHHDGLVAAAADGELWNLWFTSVPDAAGARQYIADALKGQQDGHMLPWAVRDLATGALVGSTRYHDIVPAIDRVEIGYTWYAARCQKSHVNTSCKLLLLAHAFDTLGCRVVGLRTDNFNFASQKAIEGIGAKKDGVLRHHQARRDGTVRDSVMYSILAGEWPDVRRHLELRLARRA
- a CDS encoding DUF3224 domain-containing protein, with product MKALIAAGAVALCLAPVFAEQKAVMTPATGTFDVKLAPAGNDSTPEGPNLGRMSIDKQFKGDLDGVSKGEMITAAGITVKESAAYSAVERVTGTLHGKKGSFALQHTGIMDRGKPSLTITVVPDSGTGELVGLTGRMDIIIEGGKHSYVFEYALPK
- a CDS encoding penicillin acylase family protein, producing MKNLALILVIALASCSSQPVAPPVSPEVAAWQTRAQGVTIIRDDWGIPHIYGKTDADVVFGLMYAQAEDDFNRVETNFINSQGRLAEAEGEAEIYRDLRMKLFIAPENLKADYAKAEPWLKALMDGWADGLNFYLHTHPNVKPRVITKFEPWMALSFSEGSIGGDIERVNIGQLEAFYGAAAPPVSTARFDSTDFLAPPAEPTGSNGMAIAGANTASGKAQLLINPHTSFFFREEAQMVSEEGLNAYGALTWGQFFIYQGFNDKAGWMHTSSSVDNIDEYLETVTKKADGSYTYRVGTEERPLVASTITVPYKSASGMAKKEFTVYKTHRGPIVRSVDGKWVSVRLMNEPLKALNQSYSRTKARGLEEYKKVMALHTNSSNNTLYADADGNIAYFHSNFIPKRDTKFDWTKPVDGTNPATEWNGLLSFDESPNSVNPPNGWVYNTNNYPFSAAGANSPKQKDYPAYVDSGSENPRGVHAIRVLDGKKGFTLESLIGAAYDSYLPEFDIQIPLLLKAHAQAPASNPLKAKVADQIAVLKDWDYRWSVTSVPTSVAIFYGEDLWQRVSPEARKAGMNVYAYMRTKATPQQRLESLAAAADKLQADFGKWQTPWGDINRFQRNSADIVQVFDDAKPSTPVMFASARWGSLASFGARAYPGTKKWYGTSGNSFVAVIEFGDQVKARAVTAGGVNSVPGSKHFNDQADRYATGNLRDVYFYRPQLDGHTERTYKPGE